One segment of Spiroplasma cantharicola DNA contains the following:
- a CDS encoding class-II aminoacyl-tRNA synthetase family protein, with protein MKYGIALGYVSKLNFKDTIKGIEFIKENIFFSLKNKFNLLNTSSALITNKAVWLNDDFQQTKRPIDFDIVSQNEYGEIMQANNKWRRYFLRNLENSEQNIKGIITNFITVNRDAILDNTNSLIYEEIGLEILVEEVEMEFLNNTLIDIYKLLCSIDLKISEKFEELNNFHYSKTLTFVTYNKLKELYPLLTFTERLNKFGKDNGSFVIQNYVERILNQKNIGQFSEDVFNLKTYSKLYIYNGECEKSISVAYAGFQVDRKTLKEQNLILKENSKINNEYNHLIKSNELPLTLSIGVLINRVVMTILEKQHIGEVHSSIWGKDFVEYCKSNNINIF; from the coding sequence ATGAAATATGGTATAGCTTTAGGATATGTATCAAAATTAAATTTCAAAGATACAATTAAGGGAATAGAATTCATTAAGGAAAATATTTTTTTCTCTTTAAAAAATAAATTTAATTTATTGAATACATCAAGTGCTTTAATAACAAATAAGGCAGTATGATTAAATGATGATTTTCAACAAACAAAAAGACCAATTGATTTTGATATAGTAAGTCAAAATGAATATGGTGAAATTATGCAAGCTAACAATAAATGAAGAAGATACTTTTTAAGGAATTTAGAAAATAGTGAGCAAAACATAAAAGGTATAATAACTAATTTTATTACAGTTAATAGAGATGCTATTTTAGATAATACAAATTCATTAATATATGAAGAAATAGGATTGGAAATTCTAGTTGAAGAAGTTGAAATGGAATTTTTAAATAATACTTTAATAGATATTTATAAGCTTTTATGCTCTATTGATTTAAAAATTAGTGAAAAATTTGAAGAGTTAAATAATTTTCATTATTCAAAGACTTTAACTTTTGTAACTTATAATAAGCTTAAAGAATTATATCCGTTATTGACTTTTACTGAAAGATTAAATAAATTTGGAAAAGATAATGGTAGTTTTGTAATTCAAAATTATGTTGAAAGAATCCTTAATCAAAAAAATATTGGTCAGTTTTCAGAAGATGTTTTTAATTTAAAAACTTACTCTAAACTTTATATTTATAATGGTGAATGTGAAAAATCTATTTCAGTTGCTTATGCAGGTTTTCAAGTTGATAGAAAAACTTTAAAAGAACAAAATTTAATATTAAAAGAAAATAGCAAAATCAATAATGAGTATAATCATTTAATAAAATCAAATGAGCTACCTTTAACTTTATCAATTGGGGTTTTAATAAATAGAGTTGTTATGACAATTCTTGAAAAGCAACATATTGGGGAAGTTCACTCTTCAATATGAGGTAAAGATTTTGTAGAGTATTGTAAGTCAAATAACATTAATATTTTTTAA
- a CDS encoding IspD/TarI family cytidylyltransferase has protein sequence MVSLIIVANGSSERFGQNKMLVKIENQFLVNQTISNFYNIKDIKEIILVSNKEVFNVIKDNKIILIEGGATRSESVKKGLAVCKQKYVLIHDGARPFISKNLIISIIENLKLHDCVVPVLKITNCLKLIKNNKIKTVNREEYIQTQTPQGFKTELIKEAYEKKNIEAFDDCQLIEKQNNKIKFIDGDDKNIKITFKNDLKSYS, from the coding sequence ATGGTGTCCTTAATTATTGTTGCAAATGGTTCAAGTGAAAGATTTGGACAAAATAAAATGTTAGTTAAAATTGAAAATCAATTTTTAGTAAATCAAACAATAAGTAATTTTTATAATATTAAAGATATTAAAGAGATTATTTTGGTTTCAAATAAAGAAGTTTTTAATGTAATTAAAGATAATAAAATTATTTTAATTGAGGGAGGAGCTACAAGATCAGAATCTGTAAAAAAAGGTTTAGCAGTTTGTAAACAAAAATATGTTTTAATTCATGATGGAGCAAGACCTTTTATATCCAAAAATTTAATTATTTCTATTATAGAAAATTTAAAGCTCCATGATTGTGTAGTACCAGTTTTAAAAATCACAAATTGTTTAAAGCTTATTAAAAATAATAAAATTAAAACTGTCAATAGAGAAGAATACATTCAAACTCAAACACCTCAAGGGTTTAAAACTGAATTAATAAAAGAGGCTTATGAGAAAAAAAACATTGAAGCTTTTGATGATTGCCAATTAATTGAAAAACAAAATAATAAAATTAAATTTATTGATGGTGATGATAAAAATATTAAGATAACTTTTAAAAATGATTTAAAAAGTTACTCTTAA
- the rpsF gene encoding 30S ribosomal protein S6 — protein sequence MIRKYEIMYIIDQDVTDIKAVQKKLHDILTNNGGKILESEDWGLKDFAYVIKKKKKGYYTVVIAETDSTNINEFERVSRIDKNVVRYQVINTENEKRYIQSTKLSKTDMSKFKEEKKPSRGFDRRMPRRDDNSQPQEFSEAKIQKEVKEVKEVKEVKEVKEVKEVKPKDTSKTETKEVKAPKSKDEVA from the coding sequence ATGATTAGAAAATACGAAATAATGTATATTATTGATCAAGATGTTACAGATATTAAAGCTGTACAAAAGAAATTACATGACATACTTACTAATAATGGTGGAAAAATTTTAGAATCAGAAGATTGAGGTTTAAAAGATTTTGCATATGTAATTAAGAAAAAGAAAAAAGGTTACTATACTGTAGTAATTGCAGAAACAGACTCTACAAATATTAATGAATTTGAGCGTGTTTCAAGAATTGATAAAAACGTTGTGAGATATCAAGTAATTAATACTGAAAATGAAAAAAGATATATTCAATCAACAAAATTATCAAAAACTGATATGTCAAAATTTAAAGAAGAGAAAAAACCTTCAAGAGGATTCGATAGAAGAATGCCAAGAAGAGATGATAATAGTCAACCACAAGAATTTAGCGAAGCAAAAATTCAAAAAGAAGTAAAAGAAGTAAAAGAAGTAAAAGAAGTAAAAGAAGTAAAAGAAGTAAAAGAAGTAAAACCAAAAGATACTTCTAAAACTGAAACTAAAGAAGTAAAAGCACCAAAATCTAAAGATGAAGTTGCTTAA
- a CDS encoding single-stranded DNA-binding protein codes for MNSVNLIGRITKDPELRSSSNGKSFVAFTLAVNEFSGGNQFTQFVPCFAWEKTAENLAKFVKKGAQISVEGSINVRQENNNGQFSQIVTVRANRIEFLNGTGSNNQSGSNNSFESNQSKPTAQPSSNNFDFDLIDDSKSSNDDSILWED; via the coding sequence ATGAACTCAGTAAATTTAATTGGAAGAATAACAAAGGACCCCGAACTTAGAAGTTCATCAAATGGAAAATCTTTTGTTGCATTCACACTAGCTGTTAATGAGTTTTCTGGTGGAAATCAATTTACACAATTTGTACCTTGTTTTGCATGAGAAAAAACAGCTGAAAATTTGGCTAAATTTGTAAAAAAGGGAGCTCAAATTTCTGTTGAGGGTTCAATTAATGTTAGGCAAGAAAATAATAACGGACAATTTTCACAAATTGTTACAGTTAGAGCTAACAGAATAGAATTTTTAAATGGGACAGGAAGTAATAATCAATCTGGGTCAAACAATTCATTTGAATCAAATCAATCAAAACCAACCGCTCAACCATCATCAAATAATTTTGATTTTGATTTAATAGATGATTCAAAATCTTCAAATGATGATTCAATTTTATGAGAAGACTAA